ATGAGAATGGCAATCGCTGCCAGAATCGTCGATACCCTGGGACGGGTGAAACTCACCCCACTTCTTGGCCAGGCAATATCAATCATGGTTTACTCCCTATCCGGTTACATCCAGCCGGCGAACCGCTCTTAAAACTGCGCTGCGTGAACGGGGATTCTCCGCAATCTCCGTCTCGCTGGCGCGAACGCCTCGCCGCGTCAACACTTCGACGTCAGCTTTCTTGCCACATGCACACATCGGCAACCGCGGTGGGCACACACACGGTGAAGCACGATGTCTGAAAATATTTTTAACAATCCGGTCTTCGAGCGAATGAAAGCTGATCACCGCCAAAACCCCGCCGGGTTTCAGCAGACCGATGCCCTGTTCAACACCTTTGGCAACACTGTCAAGTTCATCGTTCACCCGAATCCGCAACGCCTGAAATACACGGGTCGCCGGGTGGATTCGCGCCGGCACCCGCCCACCGGGAACCGTCTCCTTGACCAATTCGGCCAATTGAAACGTTGTGGTGATCGGTGTCTGCTGGCGGATCCGCTCAATGCGTCGGGCAATTCTTCCGGCCCAGCGTTCCTCACCGTATTTTTTAAAGATCAGGGTCAGCTCTTCCACCGTTGCTGTATTGACAACGTCGGCGGCAGTTTCATCACCCTGCTGGTCCATGCGCATATCCAGCGGTGCATCCGCCCGGAACGAGAACCCCCGCTCGGCCTGATCCAACTGATAGGAGGAAACACCGAGATCGAGCAACATGCCGTTTAATCCATCGAGCCCCAGCTCTTCAACCACCTGATTCGCATCTGCGAAATTGGCATGGCGTAGGATGACCCGATCTCCATACGCTGCCAGCACTTCAGCTCCATTGGCCAGGGCATCATGGTCCCGGTCCAGACCGATCAACACACCGTTGGGCGCTGTGGCTTCGAGGATCAAGCGGGAATGACCCGCCCCGCCCAAGGTGCCATCAAGCACCGTGTCACCGGCATGCAGGTCAAGCAACTCCAAGGTTTCCGTCGGCAATACCGACTGATGGA
The nucleotide sequence above comes from Desulfuromonas acetoxidans DSM 684. Encoded proteins:
- the rsmH gene encoding 16S rRNA (cytosine(1402)-N(4))-methyltransferase RsmH is translated as MADNDFVHQSVLPTETLELLDLHAGDTVLDGTLGGAGHSRLILEATAPNGVLIGLDRDHDALANGAEVLAAYGDRVILRHANFADANQVVEELGLDGLNGMLLDLGVSSYQLDQAERGFSFRADAPLDMRMDQQGDETAADVVNTATVEELTLIFKKYGEERWAGRIARRIERIRQQTPITTTFQLAELVKETVPGGRVPARIHPATRVFQALRIRVNDELDSVAKGVEQGIGLLKPGGVLAVISFHSLEDRIVKNIFRHRASPCVCPPRLPMCACGKKADVEVLTRRGVRASETEIAENPRSRSAVLRAVRRLDVTG